AAGAAGAAGCAATGAACATGATAAGGCAAACCGGTACTTCATCTCCTTTGCATGAAACCTGTTATTCTGCATTTgtatttccatttcaaaattaacagaTTCAACCTCCATTTTGAACTTATATTCAGCCAattcaatcttgcatttcaaaatttcatttgaGATTGTTGTTTCAATCTGTGCACGTTCAAACTTCATATTCTCGTGCCACTCAAACAGCTTTGACACCGCTCGCTTACTATGCTGACAAATATCTAGATCCACCCATTTGAAAAAGCTACATCCACGGTTGTCTATGTTATGCATAATCACAAGAACCAAAAAGGACATAAACCAATTTGCAGGTAAATGTTAAATAAAGGGGGTGCTAAGTTTTCAAATTTGAACTTAGCCTGAATGCTTGGATTATAAAGTTATCAACATAGAAACTGCTACTGTCAACCCTAATCCCATTAAGAAATGTGATTCTAAAACACGACTATTCCAGGATTACGTACATCAAGATCATAACAACAATACTCAACATATTGATCTAGTTCAACTTAAAAATAGCTCATAGAGAATCTTTCTCATGACTTAATACTTACTGTGTATCAATACCTACTAATAATCCTTCACACTAGGTCCGTCACAAGTTTCCTATTGGTTTTCATTTACCTTTTCTTTGTTTCCGTGTAACCTTCTAATCATGAAATGcttcctaaaattttaaaatgctttctaaaatttccaaatGAATCAAAATACTTCACACCAGAGAACTAAATCAAAATGCTTCATAAAATTTCATGAACAAATTATGTAGGAGcactaattttaaaaacaagACATTATATACAATACTCACCTTCTTCTACAATagcatcaaaaaaagaaaaaaaatgggattTACCCAACTCAGATAAAATAGCTCAGCAACACAATTTGTGACAAAATACCCAGCTCagatacacaaaaaaaaaaaaaaaatgggatctACCCAGCTTAGATAAAATAGCTAGGTTGCGAGAAAAATTGATTTAGATATGACGATACgtgaagaaaaaaggaaaaaaaatcttaccacataattttcacatgtataaaacattttacCGAAATTAGGTCACGTGAATGCTGTTAAGATGTGTGATTTCCTTCCACATCTGCACATTGGATTGTTGGTTCTTGCTCTTGTGTCGCTTACTTCACTGTCTGATTGATCTATCATGCGTATAAAATGCgtacaaagaagaagaaggatgaaATGGTGAGCcagaagaagaagtaaaaagatgaaatgggtatgaagaagaagaagaagaaggaggtgaAGAAGAACCTGGGAGCCCTAATCTGGTTTTAATCGCAAGAAGGAGGTGAAAAGAGACACGTGTTCTATCTGAATGGGTAGGGGTATAACGGGTATATCAGCAAAAATAAATCACATGCGTGGCACGCGAGAGGacctccgttaggatttcatagaaaatcctaacagaatgGGGTGAGTAGAACGAAATTAAAGTTCGATATACCAAAGTGAAAGATTTTAACTTTGGAGGGGTGTTTGCAAAGgcgcgtgtatatatatatatatatatacacactagtGCAAGTATTCAAGggtttatgggcaaaaaatatGAAACCATTCAAATAGATTTCATTTCACTGCATTGATAAATCCTTAAAAAATGGTTGATAAACATGAGATGTGgcatcactacaaaaattatagcAGCCACCACAAGTGTTCCTGTGAGTTCCTAAAGATAACTTATAAAGTATTAACgtcagaaaaaagaaagaaaaaaaaaatcacctcaTCCACAAGTGAAATACAATCACTTAGGTTGCATTTCCTCCAGTTATCAATGTACTTCTAAAATTTACTTGACAAAAGCCTTATTCCAATTCTCTGCCAGAAGCTCCGTTCAACCTGCTTAATTTTTATGCTAAGGTGCTAGGGAAATGTCCATTGATAGCTAGTAAAActttttatgggttttgtttgtAATACCTATCTGTAACAAAACCTTTATAGGTTTTAAGCTATAAATAAACTTTTAATACAAAACCTAAATAAcagcaaaaataacaaaaacaaaaaaaaagaacgaaacacaaaatgaatatgaaataataataataataataataaaacataattaaaataagaatatatggTTTGTCAAAACCAATGTCACAACACTTCAAAGTATCCAACGCATAAAAAAAGAACATCATTCAAATAAATTCTTACAACTTttcaaatagtaaaaaaaataaagagaaaataaaaaagaagaaagaacacATTATTCCACGCTACAATGGTTGATTTCTCTACTTCTCATTCATTTGATAAAGTCAATCTGAAACCATGGCTCCTTAATGGTCCCAAATCTATCTCTATTGATCTGTTAAGGAATACCATGATTGCAATCCTAAGGATGTGTAACGGCCCGGATATTTAAATACAActtattgattaaatttttcaGCGCCTCCCACATACTTATTTACTTTGTAAACAAGTCTAAATGGATCAAACCCATATAATGATAGCCCATGACCCTTTGTCATGTCATACTAAATGCAAGTATTATGAATTAAcataatttatatttctttctcaattcaccgtaattttaaaagttgtaATGATAACCAATTATCAAAAGAAACATGAATCGATACTTTGAAAATCTATAGGCTCCCAACATAATCATAAagaatatgaacaaaatatttGGTAGTTATATCACATAGCATGCTctaaaatggttttctttttccagTTCCGTAAGTATTCACTTACCTTGACTAATCAGATAATTCCTTATACATTCTTACTTCTTGCAGTGCATACCAACCTACAATTAGACAAATGTTAAACACAGACCTAAAACATACTTAGGAGCCTAAATCACACATTGGAAACCCTAAAACATGCTTCCAAGGTAGTTGGTATCAATCTGGAAAGTTTTGGGATCAATCTGAACAGTCTAGGATCAATCCGGATAGTTTGGGATCAATCTTGAGGAGTTGGGATCGATCTTAGTCCCCTCGATCCTGAGGGAATGAGATCGATCATGGTTGAACTGGGATCAATCTTGTACGGACCAAGATTGATACTGCCTAGCAAGGGTCGATCCTGGTGCCTTTTTGTGATGACCCAATATTGGGGGCGTTACACTTCCAACACCAGGTCCAGACCCCCAAAGtgtattttataaatttaatggtatatatatattaccgcatcatttaaaataattataaataaaatgatatcATATACACCATTATatgtaacaaaacaaaaccttcaTCGAAAAGTatattctctccatttcataaATCCTATTCCATATTCTACGTTCTTAATGTCATGAAAACGGACTCCTGTCGCAAAATATAATAGACAAATAAAAGTacgagtgattttttttttattaaaaaaaaaactaaaactttagAATCTGTTTTCACAAATCACAATAGAGATGAAATATTAAATGGTCTTGCATACGGAGACCCAATATTCTCCCCCAAAACCCCTGTTCATCCACCCTACAAAGGAGTGGGGGATAGGTTGTTATAAAAAGAATGTTGTATAGGTTGTTATAAAAAGCATGTTAAAATTCCTCATGGTGTTCTCTTAATCTTACATAGAtgttgttttctaaaaaaatagaaaaaaacttACTACACCGGTCcctcatatttattttaaaaaccaaTATTCACGTAAAATCAAGAGATGAACCATAGCATTTCGCTTGTTATAAGCCCTTAGTCTCAAACCTcttattttcataatttctcAAATggagcaaagaaaaagaaatgaatggTTAATAGTACATTGATAATGCAACTGAGCAATTctatacaatatttttttttaaaaaaaaaaatcaactgcTTTTGAGATCACCACCAACATAGGCTTTTGTAGCCAAGTGGCACCTCTCCCTATTGTAAGAGGTCGAAGGTATAAAGGTTATGTATCTGATGGTATTTTAACTTGTGGAAGTTTCAGGCACACACAAAGATGAAGAAAGTGCTCAGGGTTGACCAAGTTGTTGACCACCCAAGAGAAGGGTATTTCTAATTTGGGTTCAATGCCTTGGATGCGAACAAGCTTCACTTCAGCATCATCAGACGAGTAACAAGACTCCACGTGTTCACTCAAATTTTCTGAAGGAACTTTCTCTTCATCCTTATCTTCTTCTCTGGATGATTCCTCATTGTTTAAGGATTTGTATGGAAAATATTCTGGTAGAAGACTTTTTACAGCATCAAGTAATGTGAAGCATTTACCTGCAGTACAAGAATATAAGCAATCAGAGATTATTTATCAAGTCCAGTAGGGGCCATCTGGTTAATGACAATATTGGAATATTTTCATGAATTAAGGGATGTAATTGACACAATCGAAACTTTAAGGATGTAACTGACATTGGTCAGAAACTTTTGGGGCTGAAAacataacttttttataaataataaattttattagagAAAGCAAAATAGGTGTGCTACCCAAGAACAGGGGAGATTTACAAgagtaatttaaaatataattgaaatgaaCATCTAAATTTAGCAACTCTAAAAATTCCAGCATACTTGCCAAAAAAATAACGACCATTACCAAACTGCAGTGAACAGAGGCGTAATTCAAATGAATTACCCATAAAGAGTTGCATGGCAATAAAGGTATTATCAGTTCTCTTTACAACTATTTCTCTTTCCACTGACTATAAAAAATAGGCACTCTATATTCTGTCCTCTGATGGAAAGTACTTTTTCCCTACTACAATCTAGtgtataagaaacaaaaaaggcaGAATGAAAAGCAATAAATTTAGCTCACCCCATCTAAACACTCCTAATGGGGGTCTACAAATAAGGCATGGCCTTACCTTCTTCTCCATGGATCTCAACCGGTCGGTTTATGTAAGAGATTTTGTCCCAACTATCAATTTGAGGAGCATCTTCTAGATCATCAAAATCCTCATTGACACTCCAAACGTACAATCGAATGGGAACTCTACCTAACCATAGCTCCAACAGAGAGAAGTTTATTCATAACAAAGATTACAATAAAAACGTAGGAGAAATAATGCCTACATTTtccataataataatgagtCAGTTACTATTATGAAACAGAaggaattaaaataagaaaaaatgatGGAGAAAAACCAGTTGCATAAAAGGCAAGATTTTGTGAAGTAACTACAAGTTTGAAACCACGCACTCATATCCTGAATTGGTTGTAGTACAATTTCCCCAAGTTAACAAACATAAAGGTTCATATCAACCAGACAATCGGCAGCTCATAAAAATTagatgaacaagaaaaagacGAATGTAGTTTAACTTCACTTCCACTAGAGTTCAAATATCCTTGACTAGTTGATATTGAgttgatatttaatttttttgcattaGTACCGCCAGTTTGGTTTTATTAAACTTTTTTAACTCCATGGTACTTGGCTAATTTCCAAATTTTATATAGACATGGTCGGTAGTAATGGCCAACCAATTTTTtcagcttttctttttccttttttttccccccttttttaATAGTAGACCAACTTGTGGCATGATGACATGGCTTTTAATACATGTGGCACAAATCCATTGGTCTTATGTGAAGAATATACCAATTGGAACTTCTACTATaaaaaaaggacacaaaaaaattgacagacGAACCTATTCGTCACATGGTAATAATTAAGATCCTTAATTGTCAAAGTTAGAAAACCGATCATAGGAGGTCCAATTCTTCCATCGGGCACGTGTAGGCATGTTCCAATGTTTTTCTCGTCTCTTGTATTTTCCAGCATTGGCAATTCCTTAGTTTCTCGTTTTTGGCATTTTGCGATAGGGTTTTTGAGTTGGTTCTACGCTGAAGCCAAAGCTTTCGAGCTTTCTGTAGAGGAGGGGGATTTCAGTTGTATGAATCGTTGGATGGAGCAAGTGTGTTTCTCAAGCAGTATACTTGGCTAAGGTTAGTATGGCGTGGTTGGTGGCTACCGTGGAGGATCTGATTCAAGGGGAGAGGTTCAAGGAATTTGTGAAATCAGCAGGGGTGGCAGCAAAGCTTTCATCACACAAAGATGTTCGAACAATCATGGCCGTTTTCTGGCACTAGCGATATATGATGGAGGTGGTCAGAGAGGCTTCATTGCCATTCCGGAAGGACGAGAACGGTAGGATTGGAGAAGTTGTGCCCTCAAGTTGCAAAAGGTTTAACCTTTCATCTATAGGCGCTGGGTGCACAGCTTTGCCTAACCACAAAAGTTTCACAGTGGTAATCACTTGAACGGTTTGGGTGGCACTACTTTGGTGTTTGGGAGTAAGGTTCCAACTATGGTTGCTAGAAGGTTGTATGTGGAGGCTCTGATAGGGTCAGGGCAGACTTTTGCAATTGCCACATCGCTTAGGGgcaattttggtttttcaagatgaattacttactaaaaaaaaatagaaactcagGTGCTTATCCATCATAATGCCAAAACTCGGGGGGATATGAGACAATttcccaaaataaataaataaataaaggacaaCCCTGTATCCAGAGTCCCTCTCACAATACACCTGATTCGCTGCTATCCAGAGCAAAGTACCACTTAATATGATGGGGGgaaaaaaattctcaagaagCGGAATTAACGTGATGAACTATTTGTCAACAGGTTTATATTGTAACACTTGAAAATTAGTAAAGTCTCTAGTCACCTGTCTTGACTTGTCCAGTACTATCTGTGTCACCAATACTTTGCCGAGAATTCAATGAGGATGAATACAAATCAGCTGCATATTCATCTCCAACTGTTCCAAGCTTAAGCTTAGACGA
This genomic interval from Corylus avellana chromosome ca3, CavTom2PMs-1.0 contains the following:
- the LOC132176324 gene encoding autophagy protein 5 isoform X2, encoding MMEARKYVWEGAIPLQIHLHESEVTTLPPPLPALILAPRIGYLPLLVPHIKPHFSSTLPPGIDTVWFDYKGLPLKWYIPTGILFDLLCAEPERPWNLTVHFRGYPGNILIPCEGEDSVKWSFINSLKEAAYIINGNCKSVMNMSQPDQVELWRSVINGNLEAYIRVSSKLKLGTVGDEYAADLYSSSLNSRQSIGDTDSTGQVKTGRVPIRLYVWSVNEDFDDLEDAPQIDSWDKISYINRPVEIHGEEGKCFTLLDAVKSLLPEYFPYKSLNNEESSREEDKDEEKVPSENLSEHVESCYSSDDAEVKLVRIQGIEPKLEIPFSWVVNNLVNPEHFLHLCVCLKLPQVKIPSDT
- the LOC132176324 gene encoding autophagy protein 5 isoform X1; this translates as MMEARKYVWEGAIPLQIHLHESEVTTLPPPLPALILAPRIGYLPLLVPHIKPHFSSTLPPGIDTVWFDYKGLPLKWYIPTGILFDLLCAEPERPWNLTVHFRGYPGNILIPCEGEDSVKWSFINSLKEAAYIINGNCKSVMNMSQPDQVELWRSVINAGNLEAYIRVSSKLKLGTVGDEYAADLYSSSLNSRQSIGDTDSTGQVKTGRVPIRLYVWSVNEDFDDLEDAPQIDSWDKISYINRPVEIHGEEGKCFTLLDAVKSLLPEYFPYKSLNNEESSREEDKDEEKVPSENLSEHVESCYSSDDAEVKLVRIQGIEPKLEIPFSWVVNNLVNPEHFLHLCVCLKLPQVKIPSDT
- the LOC132176324 gene encoding autophagy protein 5 isoform X4 — its product is MGDKVAKVVIDPRSGMNVVSEEAVRKLGLETKRHPTPYRLEWLTKGNEVHFRGYPGNILIPCEGEDSVKWSFINSLKEAAYIINGNCKSVMNMSQPDQVELWRSVINAGNLEAYIRVSSKLKLGTVGDEYAADLYSSSLNSRQSIGDTDSTGQVKTGRVPIRLYVWSVNEDFDDLEDAPQIDSWDKISYINRPVEIHGEEGKCFTLLDAVKSLLPEYFPYKSLNNEESSREEDKDEEKVPSENLSEHVESCYSSDDAEVKLVRIQGIEPKLEIPFSWVVNNLVNPEHFLHLCVCLKLPQVKIPSDT